CAGCCATCAGCAACTTCATGCCACCCTTGGCCCAAAGGTACAGCAACGTTTTTGTCACATACCCCCCTCAAACACCATGCCGAACACTACTGGCACTCCTGCCCGTCGATCAGCGCCACCGCAGACACACTTCTGCTGACATCTGCCTCATCAGGCCCGTCAGTGCTGCGGCATTCCATTGGATAAGCCGTTTTTACCTCCTCGGCGCCCCTTTGGCCAGGTAGCCAGCCACAGCTTCGCGCCAGCGCCTGCAGGTCTGGCCGTCTGTGTGCGTCACGGCACGCTCCAGCAGGGCACGGCGTTCTTTGCGGCGCTTTTCGGGATGGCTGACACACTCGGCCAGTGCGGTGCGCAGTTGTTCGTCATTGTGCACCATCCAGGTGGCATCTTCCTGCAGCACCGGCTGTGCGTGCACATATTTGAAAAACCGCACCACAGAGAGCCACGGCGGCAGATCCAGGTCGCAGTCGTAAGCCAGGTTCACCACTGGAATGTCAAAGCACGCAGCGTCCAAAATGATCGAAGATCCGCTCGTCAGGAGCACATCGGTGTTTTTCAGCGTGGAGGCTCGTTCATAGTCCTCATCTGCCTGAGGGATCCAGGAGTGGCGGCCAAAGGCGCTTCCCTCTCCCAGCGGATACTGCACCGTGGTATGCGGGAGTCCTTCAAATTCCTTGTAGAGCGTGTAAATGTCTTTCGGGCTCACCCGCACCAGCAGATGGCAGGGATGCTCAAACGGCTGCTCTGCAATGATGCGCTGCAGCAGGCGGACGAAGGGCTGGTTGCAGCGGATCACGGCGCTGTCTCCGGTGGCAAACTGGATGATCTTCGTCTCCGGCGCCACGCCGAGCTGCTTGCAGAACTCCTCCCGTGTCATCAGCTTCTCCGGGGAGAAGTAGTTCTCAAAATAGATCACTCCCACGACAGACATGCTGTCTTGTGGCATGCCGTGGCATTGCGCCATCTCCTGCGTCATTTCCGTGGACCAGACGAGCGTGTAGTCAGGAATGACCGTCAGCGGCCCCTTGGAGGTGGGGTTGTCCCAGCTGGCCACTGCGAGAATAAGCGGGATTTTGTGCCTGCGTGCCTCCTTGAGACATTCCAGGTCGGAAGGGATCATGTTGGCAAACACCACCGCATCCGGCTTCACTTCACGGATGAGCTTCTCAAAGTCAGCATCATGGCCAAAATGCTCCATGAAGCGGATGATCCCCTGCGAGGTGATGCCCATCTGCATGGCCATTCGTGCGATGCCGAGCCGGAAATGCAGGTTCTTGCGCTTGTTGGCCAGGGCTTCGATCATGCGCTTCTGCGTGAAGCTGCTCTCCGGCTGCTCCACCGTCCACAGGTCCTTGGCCCATGAAAACAGGAAGGAGGAAAACCAGGTCGGCTTCTTGCGCTTCAGCGCCACGATGCGCACGCGTTCGTGCTCAAATTCCTTCTGCGTCGCCTCCAGGTTGAAGGTGCAGTAAAGCGTGATGCGGCTGCTCTCATCTGCGAGCAGCTCCTCCAGCAGCCGGGAACGGAACACATCCCGGTAAAACTGAACGGTATCGACAATCAGGATCAGGTTCATCACGCAAAATCTTCCGGCTGCAAAAACTGCGCGGCCTTCACCGCTTGCTTCAGCTTCCGGCCAATAAGGGAGGTGTAGTCCGCTGCGGCAATGCCATGCCCCGGCTTGCGGCAGGAAAGGTCTTCACGCTTGAGCACCGTGCCCGCCGGCAGATCCGCCGCCGCCACAAGGCTCTGGCCAAACATGCGGCGCAGCGGCTCCAGCGTCTCAGCCACCGAGTCCTTGGGGAAAGGGTTTGCCTTCATCGTCTCGATAAAGCGCACACCTGCCACCATCTGCTTGAATTCATCGGTCGTGAGCGATGCAGACACATCCGGCCCGAACATCTCACGGCTGAAGGTGATGTGCACTTCGATCAGTTTCGCGCCCAGGGTGACCGCTGCCAGAGAAGGATACGGCGTTCCAGAATGATCCGAAAGCCCCACCGGGCAGTCGTAGCGCTGCATCAGTTCGGAGATCTGGTTCAGCCCGATCTTTTCCGCAGGGCATGGATAAGCCGTGGTGCACTGAAACACCGCCACCGGAGATCCTGCTGCCTTCAGATGCGCCACCGTGGCATCCATTTCCTCCAGATAGCTCATGCCGCTGGAAACAAGCACCGGCTTGCGCGTATCGATCATGGCATCCAAAAAAAGCCGGTTCGTCACTTCACCGGAGGCCACCTTCCAAGCAGGCACGCCAATGCGCTCCAGCAGCCGGATGGCGGCCAGCGAGAAAGGAGAACTCAAAAACACGAGCCCTTTTTCCTCCGCATGCTGCTTGAGTTCCACCCATTGCGGTTCGGTGAACTCCATGCGCTTCCAGTAATCGTAGCGCGTGGCGTCCTGTTT
The sequence above is drawn from the Prosthecobacter vanneervenii genome and encodes:
- a CDS encoding N-acetylneuraminate synthase family protein, translating into MAQLRDINDLWQNPAAPSFIIAEVAQAHDGSLGTAHAYIDAAAAAGADAVKFQTHIAAEESSALDTWRVKFSKQDATRYDYWKRMEFTEPQWVELKQHAEEKGLVFLSSPFSLAAIRLLERIGVPAWKVASGEVTNRLFLDAMIDTRKPVLVSSGMSYLEEMDATVAHLKAAGSPVAVFQCTTAYPCPAEKIGLNQISELMQRYDCPVGLSDHSGTPYPSLAAVTLGAKLIEVHITFSREMFGPDVSASLTTDEFKQMVAGVRFIETMKANPFPKDSVAETLEPLRRMFGQSLVAAADLPAGTVLKREDLSCRKPGHGIAAADYTSLIGRKLKQAVKAAQFLQPEDFA